In Selenomonas dianae, a genomic segment contains:
- a CDS encoding NAD-dependent epimerase/dehydratase family protein — translation MSTWTRKVMFVGLPRYFEQLLAACFRKEAWEVFRMAAGETRSPQGIHTYDCDVTGAEAKSVFAVQNLDLLIYRFEREPADALQHLDVLLRMAQTAKVKRIFLLSGDAVFAPGTQPVETDPTAPETEVGALLVRLETLSLSYRAQGLPVSVLRLPELFAPGQTQEDGFIGGLFSAPLMRRPIPRYPMPEAVSYGLLDARDAVFAIYQAAARDFAGAYLHIAPAAGTTVAELYQICAGFFPCMNERSEPREPQGRAVLRSALIEEQLGWRARRALAPGLKETYEVMEAARSTNTDDLRALARRARFARLRQRIVPYAENIAGALVTFGISYLQSGSSVNSMTAFDFAFLYIGCMGLLYGKGQALIAAGFSLALLIHNGLAAGGDLVAMLYNPREFLHFVSYFFAAVLTGYFADRASYQQLADSRIKRRLQYRYSFLENIFKENLAIKDRLYRQIVNSDDSIGRLYRIVSRLDSVETENLYTQTASVTADILSVKDIVVYIVGEGGWYLRQKVRLGTQTHDLPRSVRVEDNPYLVQMLEEKKIFVNRDLIKGLPDLAAPIVYEGRVIAVLQIYHLDFEQWSLYQQNLLSITARLVSSSLGRAYEWEKETADRKYVGGTRILNREEFEKVIEEFRERRRMQPDYPVTLLAVKMDGRSYSDLDRQIAHSIRGEDFIGTTAEGVSLLLPDVAGRTLDMVRERLAKVGVETGESQAL, via the coding sequence ATGAGTACATGGACGAGAAAAGTCATGTTCGTGGGGCTTCCACGTTACTTCGAGCAGCTTCTTGCGGCGTGCTTCCGCAAGGAGGCGTGGGAAGTTTTTCGCATGGCGGCAGGGGAGACACGTTCGCCGCAGGGGATTCATACCTATGACTGCGATGTGACCGGCGCGGAGGCAAAGTCCGTCTTTGCCGTGCAGAACCTCGATCTCCTCATCTATCGGTTCGAACGTGAGCCGGCAGATGCGCTGCAGCATCTCGATGTGCTTCTGCGGATGGCGCAGACGGCGAAGGTAAAGCGTATTTTCCTGCTTTCCGGTGATGCGGTCTTTGCCCCCGGGACGCAGCCCGTGGAGACGGATCCGACCGCCCCCGAGACAGAGGTGGGGGCTCTTTTGGTGCGCCTCGAAACACTGAGCCTGTCCTATCGTGCGCAGGGGCTTCCCGTCTCCGTCCTGCGTCTGCCCGAGCTCTTTGCGCCGGGGCAGACGCAGGAGGATGGGTTCATCGGCGGGCTTTTCAGCGCACCGCTCATGCGCCGTCCGATCCCGCGCTATCCCATGCCGGAGGCTGTTTCCTACGGTCTTTTGGATGCGCGTGATGCCGTCTTTGCCATCTATCAGGCTGCTGCACGTGATTTTGCGGGAGCGTATCTCCACATCGCCCCCGCCGCAGGGACGACGGTCGCGGAGCTGTATCAGATCTGTGCGGGGTTTTTCCCGTGTATGAATGAGAGATCAGAGCCGCGTGAGCCGCAGGGGCGTGCGGTTCTGCGGAGTGCGCTCATCGAGGAGCAGCTGGGCTGGCGTGCGCGCCGTGCGCTCGCCCCCGGGCTGAAAGAGACATACGAGGTGATGGAGGCGGCGCGCAGCACCAATACAGATGACCTGCGTGCGCTCGCACGGCGCGCACGGTTTGCGCGGCTGCGTCAGCGGATTGTTCCATACGCGGAAAACATCGCAGGAGCGCTCGTGACGTTCGGCATCTCGTATTTGCAGAGCGGCTCGTCTGTGAACAGCATGACGGCGTTTGACTTTGCCTTTCTCTACATCGGCTGCATGGGTCTGCTCTACGGCAAGGGGCAGGCATTGATTGCGGCGGGATTCTCGCTCGCTCTGCTCATTCACAACGGGCTTGCAGCGGGCGGTGATCTCGTGGCGATGCTCTACAACCCGCGCGAGTTCCTGCATTTCGTGTCGTATTTCTTTGCCGCCGTGCTGACGGGGTATTTTGCCGACCGCGCGAGCTATCAGCAGCTCGCGGACAGCCGCATCAAGCGTCGTCTGCAATATCGCTATTCCTTCCTTGAGAATATCTTTAAGGAAAATCTCGCGATCAAGGATCGCCTCTATCGTCAGATTGTGAACTCGGACGACAGCATCGGCCGTCTCTACCGTATCGTTTCGCGTCTGGATTCCGTTGAGACGGAAAACCTCTACACACAGACGGCATCCGTGACGGCGGACATCTTGAGCGTGAAGGATATTGTGGTCTACATCGTGGGGGAGGGCGGCTGGTATCTGCGCCAAAAGGTGCGTCTCGGCACGCAAACGCATGACCTGCCGCGTTCTGTGCGCGTGGAGGACAATCCGTACCTCGTACAGATGCTTGAGGAGAAAAAGATTTTTGTCAACCGCGACCTCATCAAGGGGCTGCCCGATCTCGCCGCGCCCATCGTCTATGAGGGGCGCGTGATTGCGGTGCTCCAGATCTACCATCTGGACTTCGAGCAGTGGAGTCTGTATCAGCAGAACCTCCTGTCGATTACGGCACGCCTTGTTTCAAGCTCGCTCGGACGTGCGTATGAGTGGGAGAAGGAGACGGCGGATCGCAAGTACGTGGGCGGGACACGCATCCTGAACAGGGAGGAGTTCGAAAAGGTGATCGAGGAGTTCCGCGAGCGCCGCCGTATGCAGCCGGACTACCCGGTTACGCTTCTCGCAGTCAAGATGGACGGGCGCAGCTACAGCGATCTGGATCGTCAGATCGCGCACAGCATCCGCGGGGAGGACTTTATCGGCACAACCGCTGAGGGCGTGTCCCTCCTCCTGCCCGATGTGGCGGGCAGGACGCTCGATATGGTGCGCGAACGTCTCGCCAAAGTCGGGGTGGAGACGGGGGAGAGTCAGGCGCTATGA
- a CDS encoding DUF2194 domain-containing protein: MNKRSLCILLFIAFLAGLFFQYSRMDGFLHLGLRGNALDMGRLLRPAGTGADLPREKYLIVYDPADVPSMYSRHNMETLLTEKRKAFESRPLTDSVAPDASYRGVFLTTGRLGAVKSLPQLLDYVRSGGTLHILQKFEQEEDFPISDDVLHTFGVEQMGREKDVLGIHLLTNFLVGGKDFHFGEGTVYTTHANLLTLAASATRHIEALDGTPLLWEQPLGAGRIYAYNGVERDDRTNVGILTAMIAHCGADTIYPLVGVKIFYIDDFPAPIPEGYFYKIYDELGVDTETFYRKIWWPFMLQLAKDEDIRYTGVIIETYGAQVKGPFHPLGGRAARDGLIIYGRELLKAGGELGLHGYNHQSLAPDGYGQGELDYVPWESQADMEEALRELRSYIKSVYPNYEFRCYVPPSDILSPEGKQAVENVFPEVKVFASLFDGPADHKAYYQNFERRANGVYEIPRISSGHAASGLMYWQEIGVLNYIGVFAHFVHPDEIFYEESKDSSWGIMGTGLKNFMHDVNRRYPWLTATTSSESIPYFSDFFDMDYRVRYTDDGMELYTWNTAGELRFLLRTAHVIDHAEGCTFAVADEGVYIIRTSEPEARIYWKEAEE; the protein is encoded by the coding sequence GTGAATAAGCGCAGTCTTTGCATTCTGCTCTTCATCGCGTTCCTCGCGGGGCTGTTCTTCCAGTACAGCCGCATGGACGGTTTCCTGCATCTGGGGCTGAGGGGCAATGCGTTGGATATGGGGCGGCTTTTGCGTCCTGCGGGGACGGGCGCGGATCTCCCGCGCGAAAAATACCTCATCGTCTACGATCCGGCGGATGTGCCGAGTATGTATTCACGGCACAATATGGAGACGCTCCTCACGGAGAAGCGCAAGGCGTTCGAGAGCCGTCCGCTCACGGACAGCGTTGCGCCGGATGCCTCCTATCGCGGCGTTTTCCTCACGACGGGGCGGCTCGGGGCGGTGAAGTCTCTGCCGCAGCTTTTGGATTATGTACGCAGTGGGGGAACCTTGCACATCTTGCAGAAGTTCGAGCAGGAGGAGGACTTTCCCATCTCGGACGATGTACTGCATACGTTCGGTGTGGAGCAGATGGGGCGGGAGAAGGATGTCCTCGGCATCCATCTGCTGACGAACTTCCTTGTCGGTGGGAAGGATTTCCATTTCGGCGAGGGGACGGTCTACACGACGCACGCCAATCTGCTCACGCTCGCGGCATCCGCGACGCGCCATATCGAGGCGCTGGACGGGACGCCGCTCCTCTGGGAGCAGCCGCTCGGCGCGGGGCGCATCTATGCCTACAACGGTGTGGAGCGCGATGATCGGACGAACGTCGGCATCCTGACGGCGATGATTGCACACTGCGGTGCGGATACGATCTATCCGCTGGTGGGCGTAAAGATCTTTTATATCGACGATTTCCCGGCGCCGATTCCGGAGGGATATTTTTATAAAATCTACGATGAGCTCGGCGTCGATACGGAGACGTTCTACCGTAAGATCTGGTGGCCGTTCATGCTGCAGCTGGCAAAGGATGAGGACATCCGCTATACGGGGGTCATCATCGAGACGTACGGCGCACAGGTCAAAGGACCCTTTCATCCGCTCGGCGGGCGTGCTGCGCGTGACGGGCTCATCATCTACGGACGTGAGCTCTTGAAGGCGGGCGGCGAACTGGGGCTGCACGGCTACAACCACCAGTCCCTCGCCCCCGATGGCTACGGACAGGGCGAGTTGGACTATGTGCCGTGGGAGAGTCAGGCGGATATGGAGGAGGCACTGCGCGAGCTGCGCAGCTACATCAAGTCCGTCTATCCGAACTACGAGTTCCGCTGCTATGTGCCGCCGTCGGATATTCTGAGCCCCGAGGGGAAGCAGGCGGTCGAAAATGTATTCCCCGAGGTCAAGGTGTTTGCCTCGCTCTTTGACGGGCCGGCGGATCACAAGGCGTACTACCAGAACTTTGAGCGCCGGGCGAACGGGGTGTATGAGATCCCGCGCATCAGTTCGGGACACGCCGCATCGGGGCTGATGTACTGGCAGGAGATCGGTGTGCTGAACTACATCGGTGTCTTTGCCCACTTTGTCCATCCCGATGAGATCTTCTATGAGGAGAGCAAGGACAGCAGCTGGGGGATCATGGGAACGGGGCTGAAAAACTTCATGCACGATGTCAATCGGCGCTACCCGTGGCTGACGGCGACAACGTCCTCGGAGAGTATCCCGTACTTTTCGGATTTCTTCGACATGGACTACCGCGTGCGGTACACAGATGACGGCATGGAGCTCTATACGTGGAACACGGCGGGCGAGCTGCGTTTCCTCCTGCGCACCGCGCATGTGATCGACCATGCGGAGGGATGCACGTTCGCGGTGGCGGATGAGGGGGTATACATCATCCGCACGAGCGAGCCCGAGGCGCGGATCTACTGGAAGGAGGCGGAGGAATGA
- the pelF gene encoding GT4 family glycosyltransferase PelF: MRICLLAEGCYPYVVGGVSSWVQMLMTGLPEHEFIIYSIGAEAKDRGKFKYKLPENCVGVEEAFLDEILSLRASDMRENILTGEETQTLYEFVSEKRNVPLKYLAEIFCCGRWKSPLEVFMSSDFFDVIVRVYREQHNNLPFTDFFWTMRSMLLPLFYLLQQKLPEADVYHSVATGYCGVIGAMAATVYDKPYMITEHGIYSREREAEIIKSDWAKTDFKGVWIQYFYYLARLSYNTADHLYTLFEHNGQIAADLGCAPEKINIVPNGVHMERFSHIPALVDHGGPITIGAVVRVVPIKDILTLLRAFAIVKREMKDATLYVMGGLEEDPDYVATCHRTVQMLGIEDVIFTGSIPVADYLPKMDIMVLSSISEGQPLAVLEGFSAHRPYVTTDVGCCRELIYGDSKDRFGTAGAVVAPMDYEAMAHEILRLARSYELRRDMAEVGFARTQAYYTYEQFIEAYRRAYEIEAKEAGHGRRRV, from the coding sequence ATGAGGATCTGTCTCTTGGCGGAGGGCTGCTACCCATACGTTGTGGGCGGCGTGTCCTCTTGGGTTCAGATGCTCATGACGGGGCTGCCCGAGCATGAGTTCATCATCTACTCGATCGGTGCGGAGGCAAAGGATCGCGGCAAGTTCAAGTACAAGCTGCCCGAGAACTGCGTCGGGGTCGAGGAGGCATTTTTGGATGAGATTCTCTCCCTGCGCGCCTCAGATATGCGCGAGAATATTCTCACGGGGGAGGAGACGCAGACCCTCTATGAGTTCGTCAGTGAAAAGCGGAATGTGCCGCTGAAATATCTGGCGGAGATTTTTTGCTGCGGACGATGGAAGTCGCCGCTCGAAGTCTTTATGTCGAGCGACTTCTTCGATGTCATTGTACGCGTCTATCGTGAGCAGCATAACAATCTTCCATTTACGGATTTTTTCTGGACGATGCGCTCGATGCTCCTGCCGCTGTTCTACCTGCTCCAGCAAAAACTGCCCGAGGCGGATGTGTACCACAGTGTCGCGACGGGCTACTGCGGTGTGATCGGGGCGATGGCGGCAACGGTCTACGACAAGCCGTATATGATCACGGAGCACGGGATCTACTCGCGTGAGCGCGAGGCGGAGATCATCAAGAGCGACTGGGCAAAGACGGATTTCAAGGGGGTCTGGATTCAATACTTCTACTATCTGGCACGCCTCTCGTACAATACGGCGGATCACCTCTACACCCTGTTCGAGCACAACGGACAGATCGCCGCTGATCTCGGCTGTGCGCCGGAGAAGATCAACATTGTCCCGAACGGGGTTCATATGGAACGGTTTTCGCACATTCCCGCGCTCGTCGATCACGGCGGGCCGATCACGATCGGCGCGGTGGTGCGTGTCGTGCCGATCAAGGACATTCTCACCCTCCTGCGTGCGTTTGCCATTGTCAAGCGCGAGATGAAGGATGCGACGCTCTATGTCATGGGCGGACTGGAGGAGGATCCGGACTATGTTGCGACGTGTCATCGGACGGTGCAGATGCTCGGGATCGAGGACGTGATCTTCACAGGTTCCATCCCCGTCGCGGACTATCTGCCGAAAATGGACATCATGGTGCTCTCAAGCATCAGCGAGGGGCAGCCGCTCGCCGTACTGGAGGGGTTCTCCGCGCACCGTCCCTATGTGACGACGGATGTGGGGTGCTGTCGCGAGCTGATCTACGGCGACAGCAAGGACCGATTCGGAACGGCGGGCGCGGTGGTCGCGCCGATGGACTACGAGGCGATGGCGCATGAGATCCTGCGTCTGGCACGCAGCTATGAGCTGCGGCGCGACATGGCGGAGGTCGGCTTTGCGCGGACGCAGGCGTACTATACCTACGAGCAGTTTATCGAGGCGTACCGCAGGGCATACGAGATCGAGGCAAAGGAGGCAGGACATGGCAGGCGTCGGGTTTGA
- the pelG gene encoding exopolysaccharide Pel transporter PelG: protein MAGVGFELKRLFRARTAAGHIKAYSYSAIVTTGPFALLTGMVLAIQMLFQVYDAGLDESAVFLGAVVYSFVFSQLLSCGFTIVLTRYLADCLTVQHYRDVTPSMFGMSALLLVLGSIASLLFFWGKPLAVELKVLSHLFFSLLLMVWVGSVYLTAVKKFKYLILGYLSGVLISFGLAALFLHTAWLPPAAGALFAMDVGMGVLVLFFFLYVTSCFGLPRDGMIFAFLPYLGRHGRLFIGSFGYTLGLFLPNIIIWQGPWGVLIHDTFLYAPRYDVVVFYALLSILPLTTMFVVKVETHFYERYAHYFGAITHGGNLHMIEDARKDLLYVMWFELRQAFEFQFVFTLVFLAFGNYVLSFAGLDYNSVNMFNVMIFAAFFSGALQVLMIMLEYFDFQSGVWRIGVIAAGANIVFGILSLWIGEKSYGFGFFLATAIALAYSVWALIRFGRGINYYVFCAQPVFYQANAGIFYTIANFLYGEDLPDLERMEKA, encoded by the coding sequence ATGGCAGGCGTCGGGTTTGAGCTGAAACGCCTCTTCCGCGCACGTACGGCGGCGGGACACATCAAGGCGTATTCCTATTCCGCAATCGTGACGACGGGACCGTTCGCGCTCCTCACGGGCATGGTGCTCGCGATTCAGATGCTCTTTCAGGTCTACGATGCGGGACTGGATGAGTCGGCGGTCTTTCTGGGGGCGGTGGTTTACTCCTTCGTCTTTTCACAGCTGCTCTCATGCGGCTTTACGATTGTTTTAACGCGCTATCTTGCGGACTGTCTGACGGTGCAGCACTATCGCGATGTGACCCCCTCCATGTTCGGCATGAGTGCGCTCCTGCTCGTTCTCGGATCCATCGCCTCCCTCCTCTTTTTCTGGGGAAAACCGCTTGCCGTCGAGCTCAAGGTGCTCTCGCACCTTTTTTTCTCGCTGCTGCTCATGGTCTGGGTCGGCAGCGTATATCTCACGGCGGTCAAAAAGTTCAAGTATCTGATTCTCGGCTATCTGTCCGGGGTGCTCATCAGCTTCGGGCTTGCCGCGCTCTTTCTCCATACGGCGTGGCTTCCGCCCGCTGCGGGGGCGCTTTTTGCGATGGATGTGGGGATGGGGGTGCTGGTTCTCTTTTTCTTCCTCTACGTGACAAGCTGCTTCGGTCTGCCGCGGGACGGCATGATCTTTGCCTTTCTCCCGTACCTCGGGCGGCACGGACGGCTCTTTATCGGATCGTTCGGCTACACGCTCGGACTCTTTTTGCCGAACATCATCATCTGGCAGGGACCGTGGGGCGTTCTCATCCACGATACCTTCCTCTATGCGCCGCGCTATGACGTGGTGGTGTTCTATGCGCTGCTCTCCATCCTGCCGCTCACAACGATGTTCGTCGTGAAGGTGGAAACGCATTTTTATGAGCGTTATGCGCATTATTTCGGCGCAATCACACACGGCGGCAACCTCCACATGATCGAGGACGCGCGCAAGGATCTGCTCTATGTCATGTGGTTCGAGCTGCGGCAGGCGTTCGAGTTCCAGTTTGTCTTTACCCTCGTCTTTCTCGCGTTCGGCAACTATGTGCTCTCGTTTGCGGGACTGGACTACAACTCGGTGAATATGTTCAACGTCATGATCTTTGCCGCGTTCTTCTCGGGCGCACTGCAGGTGCTCATGATTATGCTCGAATACTTCGACTTCCAGAGCGGCGTGTGGCGCATCGGTGTGATCGCTGCGGGGGCGAATATCGTGTTTGGAATCCTCAGCCTCTGGATCGGCGAGAAGAGCTACGGATTCGGTTTCTTCCTCGCCACTGCCATCGCGCTCGCCTACAGTGTGTGGGCGCTCATCCGCTTCGGACGTGGCATCAACTACTATGTGTTCTGTGCGCAGCCCGTCTTTTATCAGGCAAATGCAGGGATTTTTTACACAATCGCGAATTTCCTCTATGGGGAAGATCTTCCCGATCTCGAAAGGATGGAAAAGGCATGA
- a CDS encoding coiled-coil domain-containing protein — translation MSMVRKTLRRRSVFLRPAAAAACAVYLAGAAHSVYAASHDTLHDVPGYLSYMMNVEGEIRSYHAAVDALAQAKIDLANARHNLDEARAAKADAAQNLELVGRNLRAAEDHLAAVRIALGVAEEESAARTREAIAAQQAEADYAPTVYAQRTQMEGLYAQANALAGVSGGGSDASARRAEVVARVLDEVGYEQNRIVDAQIMVEAALAGGVSGVQDNSAAFAAISAQVDAAQARLDAVESQFDALITAREAAEDAERDARERVADYQQEITASEADLTQLRSDRVEAENYDAATKKWTDEAVRDEAAAVEQLARSEHDLKYLGEGRGYQTGAEYYAWHGERAGHQFYLPLSYFARTHAGKTKLDYGLSTGYVKSSTGFENGSVSGWTDTQLSVTLRNEKKINSVNYGFGISMPTGQNKIYQRSTVPEGLARFTDFGAGWQVTPSIEVIHKITERDRLTARIAYNIRNGYDYAKESDALKNVYDAFCAQHTTIWGSMYDAMWNYCKEQYSSLTEEELKSKVRDLTGRVANLKLTEEDRVFLQKMSNDLGKNLTPSERVMLENISLGNLQDVWKLLKQHNLTLNDVVLDHIPNAHTSPGDIFSQELEYLHAGEKQQYMVQLYHNSTTRTSQYAIIPDYYYIDEATKKLHLGWKKNYYRDGDDWELRFFYNHALSKHDELRFYSIYALTEAASGIASQSIARQYYGLGLRHRVSDKLAWLAMAHYARVNNTSDPLRTALNTGGGFRRTSLVGGVEWKLSERQNFTFQLERFVRSDDGGFGYNGWAFTLWYQEVL, via the coding sequence ATGAGTATGGTGCGAAAGACGCTGCGCCGGCGCAGTGTGTTCCTGCGTCCTGCCGCAGCTGCTGCGTGTGCCGTGTATCTGGCGGGGGCGGCGCATAGCGTGTATGCGGCAAGTCACGATACCCTGCACGATGTGCCGGGCTATCTTTCCTATATGATGAATGTGGAGGGGGAGATCCGCTCCTACCATGCCGCCGTGGACGCGCTCGCACAGGCGAAGATAGATCTTGCAAATGCGCGGCACAATCTCGATGAGGCGCGTGCGGCAAAGGCGGATGCGGCGCAGAACCTTGAGCTGGTCGGGCGCAATCTCCGCGCTGCCGAGGATCATCTCGCCGCCGTCCGAATCGCACTCGGCGTGGCGGAGGAGGAGAGTGCGGCACGTACCCGAGAGGCAATCGCGGCGCAGCAGGCGGAGGCGGACTATGCACCGACCGTCTATGCGCAGCGCACGCAGATGGAGGGGCTCTATGCGCAGGCGAATGCGCTCGCGGGTGTGAGCGGGGGCGGTAGTGACGCCTCTGCGCGGCGCGCCGAGGTGGTGGCGCGTGTTCTGGATGAGGTCGGGTACGAGCAGAACCGCATTGTTGATGCGCAGATCATGGTGGAGGCGGCGCTCGCGGGCGGGGTCTCCGGCGTACAGGATAACAGTGCTGCGTTTGCGGCGATCTCCGCGCAGGTCGATGCGGCACAGGCACGGCTCGATGCGGTCGAGTCTCAATTCGATGCGCTGATTACGGCGCGTGAGGCAGCGGAGGATGCGGAGCGTGATGCGCGTGAACGCGTCGCGGACTATCAGCAGGAGATTACTGCGAGCGAGGCGGATCTCACGCAGCTACGGAGCGACCGCGTCGAGGCGGAGAACTACGATGCCGCGACGAAAAAATGGACGGACGAGGCAGTGCGCGATGAGGCGGCTGCGGTAGAACAGCTCGCACGCAGCGAGCACGATCTCAAGTATCTCGGCGAGGGCAGGGGCTATCAGACCGGGGCGGAGTACTATGCGTGGCACGGGGAACGCGCAGGACATCAGTTCTATCTGCCCCTGTCCTACTTTGCGCGCACCCATGCGGGAAAGACGAAGCTCGACTATGGCCTCTCGACGGGCTATGTCAAGTCCTCGACGGGCTTTGAGAACGGCAGCGTCTCGGGCTGGACGGACACACAGTTGAGTGTTACCCTGCGGAATGAGAAGAAGATCAACAGTGTCAACTATGGCTTTGGTATCAGTATGCCGACAGGGCAGAATAAAATCTATCAGCGTTCCACTGTCCCTGAGGGGCTGGCACGCTTTACAGACTTCGGTGCGGGCTGGCAGGTGACGCCGAGTATTGAGGTCATACATAAGATCACGGAGCGTGACCGTCTGACGGCGCGTATCGCCTATAACATTCGCAATGGCTATGACTATGCGAAGGAGTCGGATGCACTGAAGAATGTATATGATGCTTTCTGCGCACAGCATACGACGATTTGGGGGAGTATGTATGATGCTATGTGGAATTACTGCAAAGAGCAATATTCGTCTCTCACGGAAGAAGAGTTGAAATCGAAGGTGCGTGATCTTACTGGGCGCGTGGCGAATTTGAAGCTTACAGAAGAGGATCGCGTGTTTCTGCAAAAAATGTCAAATGATCTTGGAAAAAACCTCACACCATCGGAAAGGGTGATGTTGGAAAACATTTCATTGGGCAATCTACAGGATGTATGGAAACTGCTTAAACAGCATAATCTAACGCTTAATGATGTTGTTCTGGATCATATTCCAAATGCCCATACGTCTCCCGGAGATATATTTTCGCAGGAACTCGAATACCTTCATGCGGGAGAGAAGCAGCAGTACATGGTGCAGCTCTATCATAATTCGACAACGCGGACATCACAGTATGCCATTATTCCGGATTATTACTATATTGATGAAGCGACTAAAAAACTTCATCTTGGCTGGAAAAAGAACTATTACCGCGACGGCGACGATTGGGAGCTGCGGTTCTTCTATAATCACGCGCTTTCCAAGCATGACGAGTTGCGGTTTTACAGCATCTACGCACTCACTGAGGCAGCGAGCGGCATCGCCTCGCAAAGCATCGCACGGCAGTACTATGGTCTGGGGTTGCGGCACCGTGTCTCGGACAAGCTCGCGTGGCTGGCGATGGCGCATTATGCACGCGTGAACAATACCTCGGATCCGCTGCGCACCGCGCTCAATACGGGCGGCGGCTTCCGGCGCACATCCTTGGTTGGCGGCGTGGAGTGGAAGCTCTCTGAGCGTCAGAATTTTACCTTCCAGTTGGAGCGTTTTGTGCGCAGCGACGACGGCGGATTCGGCTATAACGGCTGGGCATTCACCCTCTGGTATCAGGAGGTCTTGTAA
- a CDS encoding endo alpha-1,4 polygalactosaminidase, producing the protein MENIKKSVAAFLVGAAGLFGLNQLPHACGNSVTVPLRIVPETAMIDLTEQIGDYARGRVPSFLLVGNGAVALLEVTEDNAEEDVARLVRTLDGVFMESVFYDGYEEHGDKAERRDAEMDEYIAAMLRKPLMAGKQVFTLDYVKGDKIREVQGLGAAAGYVADAGDRLLDVVPDRPPMNENANDVTQLRQVKNFLVLLNPQHYKTRAAYIDALAATNYDLLIVDLYYGDTPLSPSETQRLRHKANGGKRLLLAYMSIGEASDYRTYWQKDWEKHRPHWLAEPNPEWPGSYKARYWSQEWHDLLYGSPDAYLDKIIAAGFDGAFLDVMDAWQYFKKHE; encoded by the coding sequence ATGGAGAACATCAAAAAGAGCGTCGCCGCATTCCTCGTGGGGGCGGCGGGGCTGTTCGGGCTGAATCAGCTGCCGCACGCCTGCGGGAATTCCGTCACAGTCCCGCTGCGGATCGTTCCCGAAACGGCGATGATTGATCTCACGGAGCAGATCGGGGACTATGCACGCGGGCGCGTGCCATCCTTCCTGCTCGTCGGCAACGGTGCTGTGGCATTGCTTGAGGTGACGGAGGACAACGCAGAGGAGGATGTGGCGCGGCTCGTCCGCACACTCGACGGTGTCTTTATGGAGTCGGTCTTTTACGACGGCTACGAGGAACATGGGGACAAGGCGGAGCGGCGCGATGCGGAGATGGACGAGTACATTGCCGCCATGCTGCGCAAGCCCCTCATGGCGGGCAAACAGGTCTTTACCCTCGACTATGTGAAGGGGGATAAAATTCGTGAGGTGCAGGGGCTGGGGGCTGCGGCGGGTTATGTCGCCGATGCGGGCGACCGTCTCCTCGATGTCGTTCCCGACCGCCCTCCGATGAACGAGAATGCGAACGATGTCACGCAGCTGCGGCAGGTGAAGAACTTCCTTGTATTGCTGAATCCGCAGCATTATAAGACGCGTGCCGCGTATATCGACGCACTCGCCGCGACGAACTACGATCTCCTCATCGTCGATCTCTACTATGGCGATACACCGCTCTCACCCTCTGAAACGCAGCGTCTGAGACACAAGGCAAACGGCGGCAAGCGTCTCCTCCTCGCCTATATGAGCATCGGCGAGGCATCGGACTATCGCACCTACTGGCAGAAGGACTGGGAAAAGCATCGCCCGCACTGGCTCGCGGAGCCGAATCCCGAGTGGCCCGGCAGCTACAAGGCTCGCTACTGGTCGCAGGAGTGGCACGACCTCCTCTACGGCAGCCCTGATGCCTACCTCGACAAGATCATCGCGGCGGGCTTCGACGGCGCCTTCCTCGATGTCATGGATGCGTGGCAGTATTTTAAGAAACACGAGTGA